In Leuconostoc kimchii IMSNU 11154, the DNA window CTCAGACTAAGTATAAAGTTATTCCGGAATTTCAAGGACAGTATGTTGAAGCATTGCCTAAATTTCTTTCAGTTGGCGGTACCAAGAAGGCACCCGATTTGTTTCAATCGAACGAAATATCAACGAAACAATTATCAACGTCAGGTATGATCGAACCAATGCAAACACTCATTAAAAAATATCATTACAATACTAAAAATTTACGAAAAAACATTTTGAATTACTACACGATTGATGGCAAACTTTACTCTATGCCTTTCAACTCAAGTGCACCAGTGTTGTATTATAATAAAGACGCCTTCAAAAATGCTGGTATTGATAACTTACCGCAAAGACCGACATATGATCAGGTAACTGAAGCAGCCAAAAAATTAAAGGAAAAATCAGGCAAGGCAAGGTTGTCAATTTTACCTTATGGTTGGACTTTTGAGGAATTGTTGGCCAATCAGAAACAAACTTTAGTGAATCATGGTAATGGGCGCACTAAAACTGCTACAAAAGCAACTTTTAACAATAAAGCTGGCAAGAACATCTTAAATTGGATTAAAACAAATGCTGATGCAGGGACGCTCGTTGATTATGGTACTGGTGCTAACGCTGGTGATACTGAATTATCAGCATTTACATCAAATCAAATTGACATGTTTATTAATTCCTCTGCATCACTGGGTAATATTAAAAAAGATGCAAAGTTCAATGTTGGTGTAACCTACTTGCCAAATCCTAAGGGTGTGAAAGCAAACGGGGTTGTTATTGGTGGTGCAAGTATTTGGTTGTCAAAAGGTAAGTCAACCAAATCCCAGAAAGGGGCTTTTGAATTTTTGAAATTTGCAACATCGGTCAAAGAGCAAGCACAATGGTCAATCGATACTGGATATTTTGCTGTGAATAATAAATCTTATGATACAAAGGCATTAACTGATGCCTTTAAGGAAACCCCAATTTTGGCGGCACCTGTGTCACAGTTAAAAGCAACGACAATTAATAAAGCAAGTGCAGGCGCTTTAATTACTGCGATGCCAAAGGAACGTATTAACACGCAAAACGCTATGGAAAACGTTATTAATGGTAAAGACGTCGACTCAGAACTCGCTAAAGCTGAAAAACAAACCACTGCAGATATTAAAGCAGCAAATGAACAATCAGGTGAGTAATAGATAAAAAATAGTGTTACAAAAAACCAATGATTGGTTGATAATAATCATTGGTCTTTTGTTTTATTTGATCGGTTTTTTTATCATAAAAATCTGAAAATAGCATGCATGATTGACTTTACAAGTGATATATTTACGTCCAAAAATCCCCTGTATATCATTCAGTCGATTATGGTATAATGTATATATGACATACGAATTAGATAGAAATCAGCATTCAGTTTTTTCACTCCATTACCATCTTGTGATGGTTGTGAGACAACGTCGTGGAGTAATTGATCATACTGTTTCAGTCCGACTACAAGAAATTTTTGAGCATATTAGCCCTAATTATGCCATATCATTGCAAAATTGGCATAGTGATATTGATTACGTTTATGTGTATTTCAAAGCCGAACCTAAAACAGAATTGAGTAAATTTATCAACGCCTACAAATCAGCAAGTTCACGATTAATAAAAAAGGAATTCGTACATATGAAAGAAAGCCTCTTTGAAGAAACATTTTGGTCACATTCATATGCACTGATGTCTTCTGGCACACTATCCGATGAGACTATCCAAAATTACGTTGCTACGCAAAGGCACTAAGTTAACTAATCGACTTGTTTAGGGCGCCCTATAGGATTTCTATGTCATATCTATATTCGAATAACTAGTTAATAGCTAACTAGTAGGTTACTTAAAATAATTATACGCTGGGAAAACGTGTAATATCCAAATGATAGGTTTGGTTGGTAAGCTTCCCATAATAGCACATTTCAAGGAGGATTTTAAATGAAGGCATACCGCAAGGGTATTGAGGAAACGATTTCATCACACGCGGTGGATAGTCAAAAAGGACTAGACGCGAAGCAAGTCAATTATAACAGAGAAAAATTTGGTAATAATAGTTTTGAAACAAAGAAAAAAGAACCAATTTGGCGGAAAATATTAATCAGTTTAAATGACGTTGCAACAATTATACTGTTAATTGCAGCGGTCATCTCCATTGTCTCAACTTACATAGAAGGTACTGGGCACTACTTTGAAAGTTTGCTAATTGTTGGTATTGTGATTATTAATTCCATTTTAGCGATTGTCCAGGAAGGTAAAGCTGAAAATTCGTTAGCGGCTTTGCAAAATTTAAATCGTACACAAGTTAAAGTGATGCGTGACGGAGAAACAGCATTAATCGATGCTGACGACGTTGTATTAGGCGATCTACTCATTATTGAAAACGGCAGTGCTATAGCAGCAGACGCACGTTTAATTGAAGCGATTGAATTGCAAGCTGAGGAATCAGCGTTAACTGGCGAAAGCTTGCCAGTTGAAAAAGATGCACATGCCACGTTTGAACCTGAGGCACAGGTTAATTTAGGGGAACGTGTCACCATGGTTTATCGTGGTACCACGATTGTTAATGGTCATGGTAAAGCAGTTGTTACTGCCGTTGGTATGGCAACTGAAATGGGGACGATTGCTGGGCTATTGAGCAAAGAATCTAAAACAGTCTTGACCCCACTGCAGCGGCGATTAGTACAACTTGGAAAAAATATTTCATGGATTGCCATTGCCGCAGCAATTGTTGTCATGGGTCTTGGGATCTCACAGGGAATGGATTTGAAGCATATTTTCTTAACCGCAGTTTCCTTAGCGGTGGCTGTGGTACCTGAAACATTGCCTGTTATTGTGACTATGACACTGGCTTTGGGTGTACAAAAGATGGCACGTAAGCATGCCATTGTACGTCGATTACCGGCTGTAGAAACATTGGGTACAACTAATGTTATCGCCTCAGATAAAACAGGTACTTTGACACAAAATCGTATGACAGTTCGTAAGGTTTGGCATAATGAGAAAAATCATCTTAGTTTAATTGCCGATGGGTTAGACGATATGGCTCAAGACGTCTTGTCTTTAGCTACGATTTCAACTAATGTATCTGTCAAAACAGTTGATGGGGAACAAGTATATGATGGCCTCCCAACAGAAGTTGCGTTGGTTCGTGCGATGGCGGCTAAGAAGTCACGCGATGACTTGCTAAACATGTATCCATTAATTGATCAAATTCCTTTTAATTCCACAAAGAAGCGAATGACGACAGTTCATAGAAATCCTAGTGGTGGCTATATTGCGATTACAAAAGGGGCATTTGATGTCTTATTGCCGATGATTCAACATGGTGATAAAGATAAAGCGACGGCCATTAATACAACTTTTGGACGTGAAGCATTACGTGTATTGACTATTGCTCAGCGAACATTTACTGATATGCCGGAAAATCCAACTCAGGCCTTTTATGAGCAAGATATGACTTTGGTGGGATTAGTTGGCATTATTGATCCACCACGTGTTGAATCTGCACCTGCTGTTGAAAAAGCACGACTGGCAGGCGTCAAGACGATCATGATCACAGGGGATCATGTAGAAACGGCTAGTGCCATAGCGCGTGAAATTAATATTTTACAAGATGGTGATCAGACCATTACTGGTTCTGAGCTAGCCAAGTTATCTGATGAAGCACTCGATCAGAATATTCAAAATTATTCAGTCTACGCGCGTGTTACACCCACAGATAAAATTAGAATTATCAAATCATGGCAACGACAAGACGCGACGATTGCTATGACCGGTGATGGTGTTAATGATGCACCAGCGCTGAAAGCCGCTGATGTTGGTATTTCAATGGGAGAAACTGGAACCGATGTTGCCCGTGATGCTTCAGATATTATCTTAACAGATGATAATTTTGCAACAATTGTTGATGCGATATCTGAAGGCCGTGGTGTCTATATTAAAGTCCGTAAGACCATTAACTTTTTATTAAGTGCTAACATATCAGAAATTTTGGTTATCTTAATTGCGATGATTTTGGGATGGGGTTCACCATTGTTGCCGGTACATCTTCTATTTATTAATTTAGTTTCTGATGGTTTGCCGGGATTTGCTTTGAGTCGTGAACCGTTACTAACTAATGTGATGAATGAACCACCAATGGCAAAAAACACGAGCTTATTTGCACATGGGCTTGCTCGCCAAATTGCGATAAACGCCAGTTTGTTTGGCATTGTAACGTTAGCTGCTATTTGGATTGGTCAAAACGTTACTCTGGGCGGTCTGACTGCTAATGCGAATGTTAGCCAAACAATGGCTTTCGTTGTATTATCACTCACATCTATATTTCATGTATTCAATATACGTTCTAACAAGTCATTATTTACTGTTAAATACAGTGCCAACCCATCGTTGGTTAATATGGCCCTCTTAGCCACACTGATTACTTTGGCTGTAGCTTTGATACCACTAACACAATCGTTATTTGGACTAACATTTATTTCACTTGGACATTGGGCAATTATTATTGGGCTATCTCTTGTGCCAACAATTGTCATCGAATTTTTGAAAATGATACAACCAAATTTATTTAAAGTATAAATAAACACCTTGTCATTAAGACAAGGTGTTTTTATGATCAATCGATTCATTTTCTGCAATCGATAATAACGAGACGTCATTATCCGATTTTAAAGTGATAAAATGAGAACCGTGTTCAATCTAAATTATAGGTGTGATACATCCTTAGTGGTATACTTTGACTGAAGCAGTGTGTTTGTTTTATCAGTTTCTCGTAATATATGTTAGGAGGCGCAACACATGCACTTAAATGATAATGAAATCCAGCGAGATATTTATAACCTAATTCTGAATCCTAGTACGAGAGAATGGGAAAGAGAGTCGCTATTAAAGGTCAAAGATCGGCGTGCAGATGTTAATTTCAGTACACAACTTGATGACATTAAGTCTGATTTACGCCCTTTAGCTCTTCGGCATAACCTAACGCCAGATGTTATGGATTTTTATTTAAAAATTAGTGGTGAACCCCAACCCGATTCTTCTGATAAGGTAAGATTGCATGATGAAGCAGATCCACCTCATCAAGAGCGTGCTATTTTTGCCGGCGGCTGTTTCTGGTGTATGGTATCGCCGTTTGATAAAAGGCCAGGTATAACAGCAGTTATCTCTGGATATACTGGTGGCGAATTTGATAATCCAAACTATGATCAGGTTGTTGGACAATACACTGGACATGTAGAGGCAGTTGAAATATTGTTTGATAAGCGCCTGATAACTTATCAAGAACTTGTAGATATTTATTGGCAGTTGATTGACCCAACAGATAATATGGGTCAAATTGATGATCGGGGTGAAAGCTATCGTCCTGTTATCTTTGTCAATAACGATGAGCAGCGACAGATAGCAGAACAGTCAAGACAAGCAGTCATTGACTCAGAGATTTATTCAAAGCCGATTGTTGTGGAAATCTCTGATGTCACACGATTTTGGCCTGCAGAAAATTTTCATCAAGATTTTTATAAGAAAAATACAAGTCGTTATCGTAAAATAGAACGTACGCGACGTTTGTACTTGTCCCTACAACATTCAAAAAATATGATGCGCAAACTATTTAAAAAAGTGAAAGGATAATTGAGATATAACAGATTATTAATTGAAAGATGAGTGCACACATATTCAATTTGGAAAATGTGTATGGGATTAAAAATTGCTAACCACAAGTGTTAGATAAATTGTTATAATACATTGTAGCTTAAGTAGGGGGCTAAAGTGATCTATAAAAATAGACTGGAAGCAATACAGTCTTATAAAACGAGTGTTACATTTTAAGGGAGAATGAGAGAAATAATGATTAAGAAACACAAGCTGTACAAGTCAGGTAAATTATTAGTTACTGGTATAGTTCTAACTGCAGGTATTATGGTTGCTACTGGTGCAACAACTGTACATGCAGATACGATTACCAACGCTAAAAATACAGCAATTATTGATAAGGGCACTACAAACTCTGATGTGCTGGTTACAGATTCATCAGCGCCAAAAGGTACCACAACTCAAGAGAGTTTAATAGCTGATAATGATTCAAATGTATCAGAATCAAAAGCGACTGATCAAGTGAGTACAATGCCTGATCAAACGTTGAGTGTGCCAACCAATCAGGCAAATACAACACCTGATAATGTCAGTTCAAGCGCGCCGGCTAATCAAGTAACCACGTCAATTGATCAAAATTCAGGCGTGTCAGTTAATCAGGCAACTACAGCAACTGATAATAAGTCTTCAAATGTTTCAGTTGATCAAACGAATACAACAAGTGATCGCTCTGTGAATACGCCAACTAATCAGGTGGCTCCAGCGGCTGCTAAGGATTCAAATGTGATAACTAAAAAAGGGTGGGTTAATGAGAATGGTGTCAAACGATACTATGTTAATAATCAACTCGTTGTTGGCCAAAAAAAGATTGATAATTATTGGTATAATTTCGATAAGCAAGGTAACTATTCAGTTGGTTTAACTAATCTGTCAACGAAAACTGTGTTGTATGATAATCAAGGGCACATGAATTATGGGTACCACTGGTTTAACAGAGGGCTGATGTATTTTGATACCATTGATGGTCACGCAGTCACTGGTAAACGCTATTATGGTAACAACAAACTTGAATATTATGGGTCTGACTTTAAACAGGTGCGCAATAATTACGTCCGTACAAATGCTAAGACGATTTATTTCTTTGGTGCTAATGGTGATGCCGTAACAGGACAACGTTATTATGATAATCATAAAATGGAATTTTACGGTAATGATCACAATCAAATTCGAAATAATTATGTCCGTACAAACGCTAGCACGATTTATTTCTTTGGTGCCAATGGCGATGCTGTAAAGGGCGAACGTTACTATGCTAACTCAAAAATGGAATTTTATGGTAACGATTATAACCAAGTCAGAAATAATTACGTTCGTACGGGCAATACCTTTTATTTTATGGGTCAATATGGCGATGCTATCAAAGGTTTCAGAACTTACGGTAAGCGTTCGAATCAAGTTGAATATTATGGTACGAACTTTAAGCAATTACGTAATATGTCGATTACGGTTAATAGTCGTAAATATTCTTTTGGTAGCAATGGCGATTTAATTGTTG includes these proteins:
- a CDS encoding ABC transporter substrate-binding protein encodes the protein MLQKIAKYAALTTIGLSAIVPLTQIHADTTSRQNVVFWHSMTGQNATAINRVVDDFNASQTKYKVIPEFQGQYVEALPKFLSVGGTKKAPDLFQSNEISTKQLSTSGMIEPMQTLIKKYHYNTKNLRKNILNYYTIDGKLYSMPFNSSAPVLYYNKDAFKNAGIDNLPQRPTYDQVTEAAKKLKEKSGKARLSILPYGWTFEELLANQKQTLVNHGNGRTKTATKATFNNKAGKNILNWIKTNADAGTLVDYGTGANAGDTELSAFTSNQIDMFINSSASLGNIKKDAKFNVGVTYLPNPKGVKANGVVIGGASIWLSKGKSTKSQKGAFEFLKFATSVKEQAQWSIDTGYFAVNNKSYDTKALTDAFKETPILAAPVSQLKATTINKASAGALITAMPKERINTQNAMENVINGKDVDSELAKAEKQTTADIKAANEQSGE
- the tnpA gene encoding IS200/IS605 family transposase — protein: MTYELDRNQHSVFSLHYHLVMVVRQRRGVIDHTVSVRLQEIFEHISPNYAISLQNWHSDIDYVYVYFKAEPKTELSKFINAYKSASSRLIKKEFVHMKESLFEETFWSHSYALMSSGTLSDETIQNYVATQRH
- a CDS encoding cation-translocating P-type ATPase codes for the protein MKAYRKGIEETISSHAVDSQKGLDAKQVNYNREKFGNNSFETKKKEPIWRKILISLNDVATIILLIAAVISIVSTYIEGTGHYFESLLIVGIVIINSILAIVQEGKAENSLAALQNLNRTQVKVMRDGETALIDADDVVLGDLLIIENGSAIAADARLIEAIELQAEESALTGESLPVEKDAHATFEPEAQVNLGERVTMVYRGTTIVNGHGKAVVTAVGMATEMGTIAGLLSKESKTVLTPLQRRLVQLGKNISWIAIAAAIVVMGLGISQGMDLKHIFLTAVSLAVAVVPETLPVIVTMTLALGVQKMARKHAIVRRLPAVETLGTTNVIASDKTGTLTQNRMTVRKVWHNEKNHLSLIADGLDDMAQDVLSLATISTNVSVKTVDGEQVYDGLPTEVALVRAMAAKKSRDDLLNMYPLIDQIPFNSTKKRMTTVHRNPSGGYIAITKGAFDVLLPMIQHGDKDKATAINTTFGREALRVLTIAQRTFTDMPENPTQAFYEQDMTLVGLVGIIDPPRVESAPAVEKARLAGVKTIMITGDHVETASAIAREINILQDGDQTITGSELAKLSDEALDQNIQNYSVYARVTPTDKIRIIKSWQRQDATIAMTGDGVNDAPALKAADVGISMGETGTDVARDASDIILTDDNFATIVDAISEGRGVYIKVRKTINFLLSANISEILVILIAMILGWGSPLLPVHLLFINLVSDGLPGFALSREPLLTNVMNEPPMAKNTSLFAHGLARQIAINASLFGIVTLAAIWIGQNVTLGGLTANANVSQTMAFVVLSLTSIFHVFNIRSNKSLFTVKYSANPSLVNMALLATLITLAVALIPLTQSLFGLTFISLGHWAIIIGLSLVPTIVIEFLKMIQPNLFKV
- the msrA gene encoding peptide-methionine (S)-S-oxide reductase MsrA, with amino-acid sequence MHLNDNEIQRDIYNLILNPSTREWERESLLKVKDRRADVNFSTQLDDIKSDLRPLALRHNLTPDVMDFYLKISGEPQPDSSDKVRLHDEADPPHQERAIFAGGCFWCMVSPFDKRPGITAVISGYTGGEFDNPNYDQVVGQYTGHVEAVEILFDKRLITYQELVDIYWQLIDPTDNMGQIDDRGESYRPVIFVNNDEQRQIAEQSRQAVIDSEIYSKPIVVEISDVTRFWPAENFHQDFYKKNTSRYRKIERTRRLYLSLQHSKNMMRKLFKKVKG
- a CDS encoding papain-like cysteine protease family protein; its protein translation is MIKKHKLYKSGKLLVTGIVLTAGIMVATGATTVHADTITNAKNTAIIDKGTTNSDVLVTDSSAPKGTTTQESLIADNDSNVSESKATDQVSTMPDQTLSVPTNQANTTPDNVSSSAPANQVTTSIDQNSGVSVNQATTATDNKSSNVSVDQTNTTSDRSVNTPTNQVAPAAAKDSNVITKKGWVNENGVKRYYVNNQLVVGQKKIDNYWYNFDKQGNYSVGLTNLSTKTVLYDNQGHMNYGYHWFNRGLMYFDTIDGHAVTGKRYYGNNKLEYYGSDFKQVRNNYVRTNAKTIYFFGANGDAVTGQRYYDNHKMEFYGNDHNQIRNNYVRTNASTIYFFGANGDAVKGERYYANSKMEFYGNDYNQVRNNYVRTGNTFYFMGQYGDAIKGFRTYGKRSNQVEYYGTNFKQLRNMSITVNSRKYSFGSNGDLIVANKPTYFSQLDSRWSSHKFNDYTMGQAGCVPTSIAMVLNGSYGMAVNPDNVRNVMNKISISSFGATGRDLVNTVKYYGRQVEQLSTATRTTQLLQQGVPVIFYVNVGGGMTHAITTFGYSNGATQVYDPFNREYYNGWYNINYISSKLSQDSADWNAGRPVFGIM